The following proteins are co-located in the Triticum aestivum cultivar Chinese Spring chromosome 1A, IWGSC CS RefSeq v2.1, whole genome shotgun sequence genome:
- the LOC123191596 gene encoding protein LURP-one-related 5-like has translation MVMAEPEETPRPQRPSAGGGAVAVEPSPPAAAAPRWLTVWCKSLVFRGDGYAVFDDADGRMVFRVDNYGVGPGSMALMDHAGRVLLTVRRRQRKILSLMPETWEVYNGDVDDDSNSNDGHSEPHLMMRAIKDLGRSSCTASVLAVDEPELYRLSWSRQEEWSRIHRRSSTSDETLIAEVRRKRGGPEKATLLGKDVLSLVVQPGMDLAITMAMLMISNSYR, from the exons ATGGTGATGGCGGAGCCGGAGGAGACCCCGAGACCCCAGAGGCCGTCGGCGGGCGGTGGCGCCGTCGCCGTCGAGCCGTCcccgcccgcggcggcggcgcctCGGTGGCTGACGGTGTGGTGCAAGTCGCTGGTGTTCCGCGGCGACGGGTACGCGGTGTTCGACGACGCGGACGGCCGGATGGTGTTCCGCGTGGACAACTACGGCGTCGGCCCGGGAAGCATGGCGCTCATGGACCACGCCGGCCGCGTCCTCCTCACCGTCCGCCGCCGCCAACGCAAG ATTCTGAGCTTGATGCCGGAGACATGGGAGGTGTACAATGGCGACGTCGACGACGACTCGAACTCGAACGACGGCCACAGTGAGCCGCACCTCATGATGAGAGCCATCAAGGACCTGGGGAGGTCCAGCTGCACCGCCTCCGTGCTTGCCGTGGACGAGCCAGAACTCTACCGCCTGAGCTGGTCCCGGCAGGAGGAGTGGTCGAGGATCCACCGTCGCAGCTCCACCAGCGACGAGACGCTCATCGCCGAGGTGCGGCGGAAACGAGGGGGGCCAGAGAAGGCGACATTGCTGGGCAAGGACGTGCTGTCGCTGGTGGTGCAGCCGGGGATGGACCTTGCCATCACCATGGCCATGCTCATGATCTCCAACTCGTACCGATGA